A segment of the Sphingopyxis sp. OAS728 genome:
GCGCCCGTTTCGGCGAGTGAGGATTATTCGGAATTCGTCGATGCGGGCATCCCGTCGCTCTATTTCGCGATTGGCGGCTATGACCCCGCGGTGCTCGCCGACCTGAAGGCAAAGGGCCAGCCGGTGCCGACCAATCACTCGCCTTTCTTCGCGCCCAAGGCCGAGCCCGTGATCCGCAATGCCGTCGCCGCGATCATGCTGTCGGTGATCGGCGGCGTGCGCCCCGACGCGAAATAGGGCCGGGCCTTGTTCGATATCGACAATGCGCTGATCGTCCGCCTGCTCGACCTTGTCGGCATCGGCGTCTTCGCGCTGTCGGGCGCGCTGATGGCGGTGCGGTTGCGGCAGACGCTCGTCACCGCGGCTTTCTTCGCGCTCGTCACGGGCGTTGGCGGGGGCAGTGTGCGCGACCTGCTGATCGGCGCGCCGGTCTTTTGGGTGCAGGACGGGGCGATTGCGGCGGTATGCATCGCGATCGCGCTGCTCGTCTGGCTCACGCCCGAGCGCTGGTGGCAAGGGCAGTTGCTCGAATGGGCCGACGCCGTGGGGCTTGCGGCCTATGCCGTGTTCGGGACGGCAAAGGCGCTCGCGTGGGGCGTTCCGCCCATGCCCGCGCTGATGATGGGCGTGATAACCGGCTGCGTCGGCGGCACGATCCGCGACATCCTGGCCGGGGTGCCGTCGATCATCATGCGGCCCGAAGTCTATGTCACCGCGGCGGCGCTCGCGTCTGGGCTGTTCCTGCTTTTGCAGTGGCTGGGGACGGGAACGCCGATTGCGGCTGTCGCAGGTGCGGTCGCGGGCTTTATCCTGCGCGGGGCGGCGATCCACTGGTCGCTTGCGCTGCCCGCCTATCGCGGACCCAAAGGCTAGGACAAGCGACAGGCTTGCCAAATCGCGAAACTGTGGCAGTTTCGTCTTATGAACATGGATGTCAGCACCATCGCCCGCCGGGTGCGGGGCCAGGCGGACGCCTTGCCCGAGTTGTTCGGCCGTTTCGATTTCGACAAGGCGCCCGAGCGCTGGGCGCCGGAGACGGACGCGGTGAGCGAGCTCAGCCGCGTCCGAAGCATCGACCGCGCCGACTATCTGGACGATCCCGACCTGCTCGGCCGTATCCGCGAATATACGATGCTCGGCGACCGCACGGGCGACGCCTATGCCGCGCTGATGCCGCGCTATGGTTTCCAGCGCACCGTCGCGATGCTCGTCGATGCGTGCGACAAAGGGATCGAGGCGGTCGAGGATGCACCGGTCGAACTGGTCGAGCTGATCCGCGAGATGGAGCAGAAACCGGGTTGGCTCGATATGGGGCTGGTCGAGGAAGGGGCGGCTTATGAACGCAACGCCACAGCGAACCTGTCGCCCTTCCTGATCCGCGGTGCCTTTATCGCGACCTTCCTCAACAAATATTCGGCGCTGCCGATGGCGCTCACCGGTACGCTGGGGCAGGCGACCGCGGCGCGGCGGGTCAAGGAAACCGCGACCTTTTTCGCGACCACGGCGCTGCCCGGCGCGCTCGACCGCTATGGTCCGGGTTTCAAGGCGGCGGCGATGGTGCGGCTGATGCACTCGATGGTGCGCGTCAATGTGCTCTCGCGCCCCGGCATGTGGGACGCCGAAACCTATGGCATGCCGATCCCGCAGCTCGATCAGATGCCCGCAGGGCTGATCCCGGTCTATTTCCTGTCGCAGGAGGTGCTCGCGAAAGGCCGGACCAACTTCACGCGGCTCGAACGCGGGCGT
Coding sequences within it:
- a CDS encoding oxygenase MpaB family protein, whose product is MDVSTIARRVRGQADALPELFGRFDFDKAPERWAPETDAVSELSRVRSIDRADYLDDPDLLGRIREYTMLGDRTGDAYAALMPRYGFQRTVAMLVDACDKGIEAVEDAPVELVELIREMEQKPGWLDMGLVEEGAAYERNATANLSPFLIRGAFIATFLNKYSALPMALTGTLGQATAARRVKETATFFATTALPGALDRYGPGFKAAAMVRLMHSMVRVNVLSRPGMWDAETYGMPIPQLDQMPAGLIPVYFLSQEVLAKGRTNFTRLERGRVELARYRCYLLGLPEDLLADTPQEIVRIWRTRSATLRYEYDDVVCGGLLRATMDAELSKDMSPKGQVKRRLEYSVSRVFFVKAFLAGDEERAASVGVPVRRRDHLIYGATMLGIAGRMAAYRVASRLPVIRHLADRRLVRRIERQLDGYGRAEFTSNAANYKPATAS
- a CDS encoding trimeric intracellular cation channel family protein: MFDIDNALIVRLLDLVGIGVFALSGALMAVRLRQTLVTAAFFALVTGVGGGSVRDLLIGAPVFWVQDGAIAAVCIAIALLVWLTPERWWQGQLLEWADAVGLAAYAVFGTAKALAWGVPPMPALMMGVITGCVGGTIRDILAGVPSIIMRPEVYVTAAALASGLFLLLQWLGTGTPIAAVAGAVAGFILRGAAIHWSLALPAYRGPKG